The Haemorhous mexicanus isolate bHaeMex1 chromosome 5, bHaeMex1.pri, whole genome shotgun sequence genome contains a region encoding:
- the NINJ2 gene encoding ninjurin-2: MNPHLRVNGPMNINHYATKKSVAESMLDVALFMANVTQLKAVLEQGTSFQYYATLIVLISISLFFQVMIGILLIITARLNLNDIAKQPRLNILNNAATALIFITVILNIFITAFGVQKTGLYPSRNFGPY; this comes from the exons ATGAATCCTCACCTCCGGGTCAACGGGCCCATGAACATCAACCACTATGCCACCAAGAAGAGCGTGGCAGAGAGCATGCTGGACGTGGCACTCTTCATGGCCAACGTCACCCAGCTcaaagctgtgctggagcaggggacaTCCTTCCAGTACTATGCCACCCTCATCGTGCTCATCAGCATCTCCCTCTTCTTCCAGGTGATGATTGGGATTCTCCTGATCATCACTG CTCGTTTGAACCTGAATGATATTGCAAAGCAACCCCGCCTGAACATACTCAACAACGCTGCCACAGCTCTCATCTTCATCACAGTCATCCTCAACATCTTCATCACAGCCTTCGGGGTGCAGAAGACTGGCCTCTACCCTAGCAGGAATTTTGGACCTTATTAA